The Diadema setosum chromosome 12, eeDiaSeto1, whole genome shotgun sequence genome has a segment encoding these proteins:
- the LOC140236325 gene encoding uncharacterized protein — protein MVLLQQKRQARHLFSSPELKARNQPHPAINSYVIKADGVTLSQSSSPTTVLSLRPRWCIELSCEGRNAVGQTSSTSIYCPRASPPNDALQVEFQESGNFREVGGHVDLTISCDIASHTRPFPPIDSYVIKRDSQTLSTSNSFTLSPRPDSCTNITCIGENDIGSATSVRTYCPRNPPRDHIIDIEFDEGLADNGQGIVNISCHVDDIDQPYPALERYEIKVGSVTVSNSSSSSFMVSPSPPGCTDVTCIGMNELGSTSTVNEFCPTDPPGEDIIALQIEEQIVASEVNLVITCHIEPRDHPTPPIDSYEISVDGETISSSSVPSAIVESRPNKCINIMCEGRNRRGSTRSRDLYCFRDDIIDVQFNERVGENNGKIYTVACHIDEEYQPTPGIHTFLITADNVTLSSSRSPSTAFTPRANGGTEVTCTGWNDFGSTTATKTFCPSAVEIIAEFQRQGALQRSSTTYALLVVVFFLSVIVCVAYVNRRRTFFPADEVQSFDQ, from the exons ATGGTCCtgctgcagcagaaaagacaggcaagacactTATTTAGCTCACCCGAGCTGAAGGCTCGA AACCAGCCACATCCCGCCATCAATTCATACGTCATCAAAGCTGATGGCGTCACACTCTCCCAGTCATCTTCTCCTACTACAGTCCTTTCTCTACGGCCTCGTTGGTGCATCGAACTGTCGTGTGAAGGAAGGAACGCCGTGGGACAGACATCGAGTACATCGATCTATTGCCCAAGAG CATCTCCGCCAAATGATGCTCTACAGGTTGAGTTCCAAGAGTCAGGAAATTTCAGGGAGGTCGGTGGTCACGTTGATTTGACTATATCCTGTGATATAGCCTCTCATACTCGACCATTCCCGCCCATTGACAGTTACGTCATCAAGAGAGATAGTCAAACATTGTCGACCTCCAACTCGTTTACCCTATCTCCTCGACCGGACAGCTGCACGAATATCACGTGTATTGGTGAAAATGACATCGGGTCGGCAACATCTGTTAGAACCTACTGTCCCAGAA ATCCACCACGTGATCATATCATTGACATCGAGTTCGACGAAGGTTTGGCTGACAATGGTCAAGGTATTGTCAACATTTCCTGTCACGTGGACGACATCGACCAACCCTACCCTGCTCTCGAAAGGTACGAGATCAAAGTTGGAAGTGTGACAGTGTCAAACTCGAGCTCGTCATCGTTCATGGTATCGCCAAGCCCTCCAGGCTGCACGGATGTCACGTGTATTGGAATGAATGAACTTGGTTCGACATCTACAGTGAATGAATTTTGTCCAACAG ATCCTCCCGGGGAAGACATCATAGCTCTGCAGATTGAAGAGCAGATAGTCGCGAGCGAGGTTAATCTTGTGATCACGTGTCACATCGAACCACGTGACCACCCTACACCTCCAATCGACTCATACGAGATCTCCGTTGACGGCGAGACGATTTCATCGTCAAGTGTCCCGTCTGCGATTGTGGAATCTCGTCCTAACAAGTGTATCAACATTATGTGTGAGGGAAGGAATAGACGTGGCTCAACGCGTTCAAGGGATTTATACTGTTTTAGAG ATGACATAATCGATGTTCAGTTCAACGAGCGCGTGGGAGAGAACAACGGGAAAATCTACACAGTGGCCTGTCACATCGATGAGGAGTACCAGCCGACACCAGGTATCCATACCTTCCTCATCACAGCCGATAACGTCACTCTCTCATCCTCCCGCTCGCCGTCGACTGCCTTCACCCCTCGGGCCAACGGGGGCACCGAAGTCACCTGTACGGGATGGAACGATTTTGGTTCCACCACTGCAACCAAGACCTTCTGCCCGTCAG CTGTGGAAATAATAGCAGAATTTCAGCGTCAAGGAGCTTTGCAGCGATCGTCGACAACTTACGCTCTTCTTGTGGTCGTGTTCTTCCTTTCCGTAATCGTCTGCGTCGCTTACGTCAACAGAAGAAGAACATTCTTCCCCGCAGATGAG gtgcaGAGTTTCGACCAGTAA